One region of Chitinispirillum alkaliphilum genomic DNA includes:
- a CDS encoding 1-hydroxy-2-methyl-2-(E)-butenyl 4-diphosphate synthase, whose product MINRKKTKPITVRNVTIGGLNPVVIQSMTNTRAHDFQACVDQIKRLQEAGCSVVRLAVPDMEAVEVFKRIRKAIDFPLVADIHFDHRLAIEAIKAGADKIRINPGNIGSKERVLQVIKEAKSAHIPIRIGVNSGSLQKSLLNKYGKVTPEALVESALGYIAFFEENDFSNIIVSIKASDVVTAVQACTLLAQKSDVAQHIGITESGTIRSGTIRSSVGIGHLLAMGIGDTIRVSLSGDPVEEIYVAKEILKSLDLHKGSVVIACPTCGRTNIDVSDLASKVETLVYKLNSPVKIAVMGCVVNGPGEARDADIGIAGGRGEGLIFSKGQPIKKVPEDQLLPALEEQIKIWIENN is encoded by the coding sequence CCATCGGTGGATTGAATCCTGTTGTAATACAATCGATGACAAATACCCGCGCTCATGATTTTCAGGCCTGTGTTGATCAGATTAAGAGATTACAGGAAGCCGGATGTAGTGTGGTCAGGCTTGCAGTTCCAGATATGGAAGCTGTTGAGGTGTTTAAAAGAATAAGAAAAGCGATTGATTTTCCACTTGTGGCCGATATTCATTTCGATCATCGCCTCGCAATCGAAGCGATAAAGGCGGGGGCAGACAAAATAAGAATAAATCCGGGAAATATCGGATCAAAGGAGCGTGTTCTTCAGGTAATCAAAGAGGCAAAAAGTGCACATATTCCCATACGCATTGGTGTAAATTCAGGATCCCTCCAAAAGTCCCTGCTCAATAAATACGGCAAGGTCACCCCGGAAGCTCTTGTGGAAAGTGCTCTTGGATATATCGCATTCTTCGAGGAAAACGATTTCAGCAATATCATTGTTTCTATCAAAGCAAGTGATGTTGTTACAGCTGTACAGGCCTGTACCCTGCTGGCACAAAAATCAGATGTTGCCCAACATATAGGAATCACCGAGTCAGGGACAATTCGAAGCGGGACAATTCGCTCCAGTGTTGGTATAGGTCACCTTCTTGCCATGGGGATCGGAGATACCATCCGGGTTTCATTATCGGGAGATCCTGTTGAGGAGATTTATGTGGCAAAAGAGATCCTCAAATCCCTCGATCTTCACAAGGGATCGGTCGTAATAGCATGTCCCACCTGCGGGCGCACCAATATTGACGTTTCGGATCTGGCTTCAAAAGTTGAGACTCTTGTTTACAAATTAAACTCACCTGTTAAGATAGCCGTAATGGGATGCGTTGTCAACGGCCCCGGTGAAGCCAGGGATGCTGATATCGGAATCGCCGGGGGTAGGGGAGAAGGTCTTATCTTTTCAAAAGGTCAACCAATAAAAAAAGTCCCTGAAGATCAGCTTTTACCCGCTCTTGAGGAGCAGATAAAAATCTGGATAGAAAACAACTGA
- a CDS encoding peptidase M20 → MESVIRKTIDSEIEKGFPDTRDIRRKIHKNPELSGKETDTAALVYTTLKNRGFDPKYHLDKTAVSVELKNGKGKKIVLRADMDALPITEENDIDFKSQNEGVMHACGHDMHTAILTGAISVLWNLRRYWSGTVVCIFQPSEEEEPGGAFNLIKKKVFPADADAVFGLHVNPSFRTGIIGIKKGYDFAGVTLFDVVVKGRGGHGASPENSVDPIVCASSMIMSLQTIVSRECPVVQPAVITVGSLHSGVRRNIIPDTAEFQGTIRYHSDKLEKFIVSRIKEKLKKTAQSFRAGVDIRFEKSYPPCFNDEELARKTQEAFIGYFGNREIKKLEYPSMYAEDFSRYQQLVPGLYVHLGVGSGNKKNVAGIHSSRFLPDESAIKSGVAAHVVFAITNLA, encoded by the coding sequence ATGGAATCCGTTATTAGAAAAACAATAGACTCAGAAATAGAAAAAGGGTTTCCAGATACAAGAGATATACGGAGAAAAATCCATAAAAACCCCGAGCTTTCAGGAAAAGAAACTGACACTGCTGCGCTTGTATACACGACTCTGAAAAACAGGGGGTTCGATCCCAAATATCATCTTGACAAAACCGCGGTATCTGTGGAACTAAAGAATGGAAAAGGGAAAAAAATCGTACTGCGTGCGGACATGGACGCGCTTCCGATTACAGAGGAGAACGACATAGATTTCAAATCCCAAAATGAGGGTGTAATGCATGCATGTGGTCATGATATGCATACAGCAATCCTCACAGGCGCAATTTCTGTATTGTGGAATCTTCGCAGGTACTGGAGCGGAACAGTGGTTTGTATTTTCCAACCCTCAGAGGAGGAAGAACCCGGCGGGGCTTTTAATCTCATAAAAAAGAAAGTCTTCCCCGCAGATGCAGATGCAGTGTTTGGACTCCATGTGAACCCTTCATTCCGAACCGGTATCATAGGTATAAAAAAGGGGTACGATTTTGCAGGAGTAACACTGTTTGATGTTGTCGTGAAAGGAAGGGGAGGCCATGGGGCATCACCGGAGAATAGTGTGGACCCCATTGTTTGTGCTTCCTCAATGATTATGTCGCTGCAGACTATAGTGAGCAGAGAATGCCCTGTTGTACAGCCTGCAGTTATAACGGTGGGAAGTTTACATTCTGGGGTGAGACGGAATATAATTCCCGATACAGCTGAATTTCAGGGGACTATTCGTTACCACTCAGACAAGCTGGAAAAATTCATTGTTTCCCGCATAAAAGAAAAACTAAAGAAAACAGCGCAGTCTTTCAGAGCCGGGGTAGATATAAGATTCGAAAAATCATATCCACCCTGTTTCAATGATGAAGAGCTGGCCAGAAAAACGCAGGAAGCGTTTATCGGGTATTTTGGCAACCGCGAGATAAAAAAGTTAGAGTATCCCAGCATGTACGCAGAGGATTTCTCAAGATATCAACAACTTGTTCCAGGTTTGTATGTGCATCTGGGAGTTGGTTCCGGAAACAAGAAAAATGTCGCCGGAATTCACAGTTCACGGTTTCTTCCGGATGAATCGGCAATAAAAAGTGGTGTTGCAGCTCATGTGGTATTTGCCATCACCAATTTAGCATAA